A portion of the uncultured Draconibacterium sp. genome contains these proteins:
- a CDS encoding zinc-binding dehydrogenase, producing MKTKAVRLYGKKDLRVEEFELPQISDDEILAKVITDSLCMSSYKAANQASDHKRIPDDIAENPIMIGHEFAGEIVEVGANWQSKFKAGQKFSIQPAIYYEDGPVGVLSAPGYSYKYIGGDATYVIIPKDVLVQDCLLAYEGPGFYPASLAEPLSCVIGAMHANYHTTAGSYVHKMEIVEGGKMAILAGVGPMGLAAINYVLRREDRKPSLMVVTDIDQTRLDRAAELYTVEFAKERGIELKYVNTAEMADPVAGLKDLTGGTGYDDVFVFAPVAPVVEQGDAILGFDGCLNFFAGPSNTEFSAKMNFYNVHYAYTHIVGTSGGNTDDMNEALEIMTAGLDPAGLVTHIGGLNAVPEATLNLPNIPGGKKLIYTHFDFPLTAIAEFEEKGKDNPVYAELDKLCKKYMGLWNVEAEAFLLENGDKL from the coding sequence ATGAAGACAAAAGCAGTACGATTATACGGTAAAAAAGACCTTCGCGTAGAGGAGTTTGAGTTACCACAAATAAGTGATGATGAGATTTTGGCAAAAGTAATAACCGACAGTCTTTGTATGTCGAGTTACAAAGCTGCCAACCAGGCAAGCGATCACAAACGTATTCCGGATGACATTGCCGAGAATCCGATTATGATCGGTCACGAATTTGCTGGTGAGATTGTTGAAGTTGGCGCCAACTGGCAAAGTAAATTTAAGGCAGGACAGAAATTCTCTATCCAACCGGCAATTTATTACGAAGATGGACCGGTAGGCGTTTTAAGCGCTCCGGGTTATTCGTACAAATATATTGGCGGTGATGCAACTTATGTTATCATTCCAAAAGATGTGTTGGTACAAGATTGTTTGCTGGCTTACGAAGGACCGGGTTTTTACCCAGCGTCGTTAGCCGAACCTTTAAGCTGTGTGATTGGCGCAATGCATGCCAACTACCACACTACAGCCGGAAGTTATGTGCACAAAATGGAAATCGTTGAAGGTGGTAAAATGGCTATTCTTGCAGGTGTTGGTCCAATGGGACTGGCAGCCATTAATTACGTTTTGCGCCGCGAAGACCGGAAACCTTCGTTGATGGTGGTTACCGATATCGACCAGACAAGATTGGATCGTGCTGCAGAACTTTATACTGTTGAATTTGCCAAAGAACGTGGCATTGAGCTGAAATACGTCAACACTGCTGAAATGGCAGATCCTGTGGCCGGATTAAAAGATTTAACCGGTGGAACAGGTTACGACGATGTATTTGTTTTTGCTCCGGTTGCTCCGGTGGTTGAGCAGGGCGATGCAATTTTGGGTTTCGACGGTTGTCTGAACTTTTTCGCAGGTCCATCGAACACCGAGTTCTCGGCAAAAATGAATTTCTATAACGTACACTACGCTTATACGCATATTGTAGGAACTTCGGGTGGTAATACCGATGACATGAACGAAGCGCTGGAAATTATGACTGCAGGTTTGGATCCGGCAGGACTGGTAACCCACATTGGTGGTTTAAATGCCGTGCCTGAAGCAACCTTGAATCTGCCAAATATTCCGGGAGGTAAAAAGTTGATTTATACACATTTTGATTTCCCACTGACAGCTATTGCAGAATTTGAGGAAAAAGGAAAAGACAACCCTGTGTATGCTGAGCTGGATAAGCTTTGCAAAAAGTACATGGGATTGTGGAATGTGGAAGCAGAAGCCTTTTTGTTAGAAAATGGCGATAAATTGTAG
- a CDS encoding glycoside hydrolase family 43 protein yields the protein MKIKLQPILLLVLSLAFASCNSTKKEETAKGQIPVKTDIPLDSIQLSDPCILADKATETYYMTGTGGLLWKSKDLAKWTGPFHVAKTDDQSWMGKDPMIWAAELHQYKGKYYYFATFTNEEIKIDTVKGNIIPRRASHVLVSDKAEGPYVPMEDPTYLPANKPTLDGTLWADKDGKPYMVYCYEWLQSMDSEGKLDGTMEKIELKPDLSGSIGEARLMFRASASPWSKELDEDGKLRASKVTDGPWLFETGTGRLGMIWTSWAFENYTQGVAYSESGTLDGPWIQEKDPITPPNFGHGMLFQTFDGKWMMSVHSHIDENGRYIRVPHLFEVDLSGDKLIVLAPYLP from the coding sequence ATGAAGATCAAATTACAACCAATTCTTTTGCTGGTCTTATCACTGGCTTTCGCGTCCTGTAATTCAACGAAAAAAGAAGAGACCGCAAAAGGTCAAATCCCGGTTAAAACTGATATTCCGCTGGATTCAATTCAGTTAAGCGATCCTTGTATTCTGGCTGATAAAGCTACTGAAACCTATTATATGACAGGAACCGGTGGTTTATTATGGAAAAGTAAGGATTTAGCCAAGTGGACCGGCCCTTTTCACGTTGCCAAAACCGACGACCAGTCGTGGATGGGAAAAGATCCGATGATTTGGGCGGCGGAACTTCACCAATATAAAGGCAAATACTACTATTTCGCCACATTTACCAACGAGGAAATAAAAATTGATACCGTTAAAGGAAATATAATACCGCGCCGGGCCAGCCATGTTTTAGTAAGCGACAAAGCTGAAGGGCCGTATGTTCCAATGGAAGATCCAACCTATTTGCCGGCAAACAAACCGACACTCGATGGAACACTGTGGGCAGACAAAGATGGTAAACCCTACATGGTTTATTGTTACGAATGGTTGCAATCAATGGACAGCGAAGGAAAACTGGACGGAACAATGGAAAAAATTGAGCTAAAACCGGATTTAAGCGGTTCTATTGGCGAAGCCCGGTTAATGTTCAGAGCAAGCGCATCGCCCTGGAGCAAAGAGTTAGATGAAGATGGCAAACTCAGAGCCAGCAAAGTTACCGATGGTCCCTGGTTATTCGAAACGGGAACCGGTCGTTTGGGAATGATATGGACAAGTTGGGCTTTTGAAAACTACACTCAGGGAGTGGCTTATTCTGAAAGTGGCACTCTTGATGGTCCCTGGATACAGGAAAAAGATCCGATCACACCTCCAAACTTTGGACATGGGATGTTATTCCAAACCTTCGATGGAAAATGGATGATGTCTGTACACAGCCACATAGATGAAAATGGCCGGTATATTCGTGTTCCCCACCTATTCGAGGTGGATTTATCCGGTGATAAATTAATCGTACTCGCCCCCTACTTACCTTGA
- a CDS encoding PHP domain-containing protein — translation MNFLKEYPDIETLMRIGGDVSIPHVNGHIHTPYSFSSFDNISQIFDLAKDEEVDVLGINDFFVSDGYNEFYNYAVKNGVFPLFNVEFIGLIPELQRRNVTINDPNNPGRIYFSGKGLNYPYRVSDENKKFLADLIAESQKQVSQMIDKVNYLLQSIYPDLSLTYDDVKSKYAKELVRERHIAKAIRILVDENYPKKSGKMMFYTELFDVEPKSNPEDIPAIENEIRGKLLKAGGFAFVPESPASFPAVERISEYILDAGGIPCYPVLLDDRKGNLITGFESDWEFMDEQLKAMNVHMIELIPSRNSVEKLREFIKYFTRKGYVISLGSEHNTPGVFPLEVKVDGEDILPEDLKKVSYDGACVIAAHQYLKTNGQEGFVATDGNRTERSVADLMNLGNAVIKEMIA, via the coding sequence ATGAACTTTCTAAAAGAATATCCTGATATTGAAACATTGATGCGAATTGGAGGCGATGTTAGCATACCACATGTTAATGGTCACATTCATACACCCTATTCATTCAGCTCTTTCGATAATATTTCGCAGATTTTTGATCTGGCAAAAGATGAAGAAGTTGATGTATTGGGAATTAATGACTTTTTTGTTTCCGACGGATATAACGAATTTTATAATTACGCTGTAAAAAACGGCGTATTCCCATTGTTTAATGTTGAGTTTATCGGGCTGATTCCTGAACTCCAACGACGCAATGTTACCATCAACGATCCGAATAATCCCGGTCGTATTTATTTCAGTGGTAAAGGACTGAATTATCCATATCGGGTCTCTGATGAAAACAAAAAGTTTTTGGCAGATCTGATTGCCGAAAGCCAAAAACAAGTTTCGCAGATGATTGATAAAGTGAATTATCTTTTACAATCGATCTATCCGGACTTGAGTCTCACATACGATGACGTAAAATCGAAATATGCCAAAGAGTTGGTACGTGAGAGGCACATTGCCAAAGCCATTCGAATTCTGGTTGATGAGAATTATCCGAAAAAATCGGGGAAAATGATGTTCTACACCGAACTTTTTGATGTGGAGCCAAAGTCCAATCCGGAAGATATTCCTGCAATTGAAAACGAAATCCGTGGTAAACTTTTGAAAGCCGGAGGTTTTGCGTTTGTTCCTGAATCACCTGCATCTTTCCCGGCTGTTGAACGCATAAGTGAGTATATTTTGGATGCCGGAGGAATTCCTTGTTATCCTGTTTTACTTGACGACAGAAAAGGAAATCTGATCACCGGTTTCGAAAGCGACTGGGAATTTATGGATGAGCAGTTGAAGGCAATGAATGTGCATATGATCGAGCTGATTCCATCACGGAATTCGGTAGAGAAATTACGCGAGTTTATAAAATATTTCACCCGAAAAGGTTACGTTATTTCATTGGGATCGGAGCATAACACTCCGGGAGTTTTCCCTCTTGAAGTAAAAGTTGACGGCGAAGATATTTTACCTGAAGACCTGAAGAAAGTGTCTTATGATGGTGCTTGTGTTATTGCAGCTCATCAATATTTAAAAACCAATGGGCAAGAAGGTTTTGTAGCTACAGACGGTAATCGTACCGAACGTTCGGTAGCCGACCTGATGAACCTGGGTAACGCGGTTATAAAGGAAATGATCGCATAA
- a CDS encoding thiamine pyrophosphate-dependent enzyme — protein MPKSQFIDPVEVRKPGSIQFKEIPVNQYNKSIEEEKANFSNEEFINIFHDMSLIREFETMLNLIKIKGEYEGIEYNHPGPAHLSIGQESAAVGMAYHLGVEDFIFGSHRSHGEILAKGMSAIHKMSDDELMDVMTNFFDGTILNIVKEGHEGNVKSLARRFLIYGTLAEIFARETGFNKGLGGSMHAFFTPFGVYPNNAIVGGSGDIAVGAALFKKVNKKDGIVVANIGDASMACGPVWEGLAFASMDQFEQLWEGAYKGGLPIIFNIMNNQYGMGGQTCGETMGYDIAARIGAGVNRDSMHAERVDGYNPLAVIDAYKRKMELLKDKKGPVLLDVLTYRYSGHSPSDASSYRSKEEVEAWEKQDCIASYASELVGAGVAKEAELEDIKADIIELMKYAMKLAIDDKVSPHMDMEKYPELIGDMMFSNESLDKMEDREVEVNHPMEENPRVQQLTKKERFAFDANGKPFSKIKQYQLRDGIFEAVVDRFYKDPTLVAYGEENRDWGGAFAVYRGLTEALPYNRLFNSPISEASIIGTAIGYAMCGGRVIPEIMYCDFLGRCGDEVFNQMPKWQAMSGNVIKMPVVVRVSVGSKYGAQHSQDWTSLVAHIPGLKVVFPVTPYDAKGLMNTALQGTDPVIFFESQRIYDIGEQFHEGGVPEEYYEIPFGEPDVKREGKDITILTIGATLYRALEAADKLKEEYGMEAEVIDARSIVPFNYEKVLESVKKTGRIIISGDANSRGSFLNDMARNITELAFDELDAPPVVVGSRNWITPAYELEEYFFPQVDWFLDAIHEKIVPLKGHVVKNNYTNAEQIRRNKLGI, from the coding sequence ATGCCTAAGTCGCAATTTATTGATCCGGTTGAAGTAAGAAAACCAGGCTCAATTCAATTCAAAGAAATACCTGTAAATCAATACAACAAAAGTATTGAAGAGGAAAAAGCTAACTTTTCGAACGAAGAATTCATCAATATCTTCCATGATATGTCACTGATTCGTGAGTTCGAAACCATGTTGAATCTCATTAAAATCAAAGGTGAATACGAAGGAATCGAGTACAACCATCCCGGACCAGCTCACTTGTCAATCGGACAGGAATCGGCAGCGGTTGGTATGGCATATCACCTGGGAGTTGAGGATTTTATTTTTGGTTCGCACCGTTCTCACGGCGAGATTTTGGCCAAAGGAATGTCGGCCATTCACAAAATGAGCGATGACGAATTGATGGATGTAATGACTAACTTCTTCGATGGCACAATTTTGAACATCGTAAAAGAAGGTCACGAAGGTAACGTAAAATCGTTGGCACGCCGTTTCCTTATTTATGGAACACTGGCCGAGATTTTTGCCCGCGAAACAGGTTTTAATAAAGGTTTAGGTGGATCGATGCACGCTTTCTTTACTCCGTTTGGAGTGTATCCGAATAACGCTATTGTAGGTGGTTCGGGTGACATTGCTGTGGGAGCTGCATTGTTCAAAAAAGTAAATAAAAAAGATGGTATTGTAGTTGCCAACATTGGTGATGCTTCAATGGCTTGTGGTCCTGTGTGGGAAGGTCTGGCTTTTGCATCAATGGACCAGTTTGAGCAACTTTGGGAAGGCGCTTACAAAGGTGGTTTGCCAATCATTTTCAATATCATGAATAACCAGTACGGTATGGGTGGACAAACCTGTGGTGAAACTATGGGTTACGACATTGCCGCTCGTATTGGTGCAGGTGTAAACCGCGACAGCATGCATGCCGAGCGTGTTGACGGTTACAATCCGCTGGCAGTAATCGATGCGTACAAACGCAAAATGGAACTGCTGAAAGACAAAAAAGGTCCGGTTCTGCTCGACGTTTTAACTTACCGTTACAGTGGTCACTCACCTTCTGATGCTTCGTCGTATCGTAGCAAAGAGGAAGTTGAAGCATGGGAAAAACAGGATTGTATTGCATCATATGCAAGCGAGCTGGTTGGAGCAGGAGTTGCAAAAGAAGCAGAGCTCGAAGATATAAAAGCCGACATCATTGAGTTGATGAAATACGCGATGAAACTGGCTATTGATGATAAAGTTTCTCCTCACATGGATATGGAAAAATATCCTGAACTGATCGGTGACATGATGTTCTCGAACGAGAGCCTGGATAAAATGGAAGACCGTGAAGTTGAGGTGAATCATCCGATGGAAGAAAATCCACGTGTTCAACAGCTGACTAAAAAGGAACGTTTTGCTTTTGATGCGAACGGAAAACCATTCTCAAAAATTAAACAATATCAACTACGCGACGGAATTTTCGAAGCTGTTGTTGATCGTTTCTACAAAGATCCAACGTTGGTAGCTTACGGTGAAGAGAACCGTGACTGGGGTGGTGCATTTGCCGTTTACCGTGGTTTGACTGAAGCATTGCCATACAACCGTTTGTTTAACTCACCAATTTCAGAAGCATCGATTATTGGTACTGCCATTGGTTATGCTATGTGTGGCGGACGCGTAATTCCTGAAATTATGTACTGCGACTTCCTTGGACGTTGTGGTGATGAGGTTTTCAACCAGATGCCGAAGTGGCAGGCCATGTCGGGTAACGTAATTAAAATGCCGGTGGTAGTTCGCGTTTCTGTAGGATCGAAATACGGTGCTCAGCACTCGCAAGACTGGACGTCGCTGGTAGCGCATATTCCTGGTTTGAAAGTAGTATTCCCGGTAACTCCATACGACGCCAAAGGTTTAATGAACACTGCATTGCAGGGAACTGATCCAGTTATTTTCTTCGAAAGCCAGCGTATTTACGACATTGGCGAGCAGTTCCACGAAGGTGGTGTGCCGGAAGAATATTACGAAATTCCATTTGGAGAACCGGATGTAAAACGCGAAGGAAAAGACATTACAATTCTTACAATTGGTGCAACATTGTACCGTGCTCTTGAAGCAGCAGACAAACTGAAAGAAGAATACGGAATGGAAGCTGAAGTTATCGATGCCCGTTCAATCGTTCCTTTCAACTACGAAAAAGTATTGGAGTCGGTTAAAAAAACCGGTAGAATTATCATCTCTGGCGATGCTAACTCACGAGGTTCGTTCCTGAACGATATGGCAAGAAATATTACAGAATTGGCATTCGACGAGTTGGATGCACCTCCTGTAGTTGTTGGTTCGCGTAACTGGATAACTCCTGCATACGAACTGGAAGAGTATTTCTTCCCGCAGGTTGATTGGTTCCTTGATGCGATTCACGAAAAGATCGTTCCGCTGAAAGGACACGTTGTGAAAAACAACTATACAAATGCCGAGCAAATCCGTAGAAATAAGTTAGGTATATAA
- a CDS encoding SDR family NAD(P)-dependent oxidoreductase, protein MEGLENLIKISQFYGKNPEMVIAGGGNTSYKNDENIWVKASGHALATITEDGFAKLDREKLGLISEKSYSADSFERERQIKDDLMEATITKDRRPSVETSMHDVIEYAYVVHLHPTKVNGLMCGNEVEKYLAELFGDQVVYIPYIDPGYVLFKEVEKQLAKFKAEKGKAAQIIFLQNHGIFVAADSIDEIETIYNDVFAKLNGALKEELSVETLPIRDDIAEFVPAIRMMVSEEEIKTLKLRNNAVIAQFAKDAEAFEKVAKPFTPDLIVYCKSKYVFVENTENVDDLLVEAKEKIAAFISANGFAPKVILLKGIGLLAVGDHAAQCDTILDVYEDAMKISAYSESFGGQHFMTPEQIAFIDTWEVENYRRKIAAGTSVGRVQNKTIIVTGAAMGFGEGIARNLTEEGANIVVADINEEVGNKTAAELAAMKGNNRAIFVKTNVADMDSLANLMKETVATFGGLDVFVSNAGVLRAGGLDEMTPENFEFVTKINYNAYFYCTKVASQILKLQNAYKPDYYSDIIQINSKSGLKGSKKNFAYAGGKFGGIGLTQSFALELAPEKIKVNSVCPGNFYEGPLWSDPENGLFIQYLNAGKVPGAKTIDDVKKFYLDQVPLGKGCSPKDVVKGILYLIDQENETGQALPISGGQSMLH, encoded by the coding sequence ATGGAAGGATTAGAAAATCTTATTAAGATATCGCAGTTCTATGGCAAAAATCCGGAGATGGTAATTGCCGGAGGTGGAAACACTTCTTATAAAAACGACGAAAATATTTGGGTGAAAGCCAGTGGTCATGCATTGGCTACCATTACCGAAGATGGTTTTGCAAAGCTTGATCGTGAAAAACTGGGATTGATCTCGGAAAAATCATACAGCGCTGATTCGTTTGAGCGCGAGCGCCAGATTAAAGACGATTTGATGGAAGCGACCATTACAAAAGACCGTCGCCCATCGGTTGAAACATCAATGCACGATGTTATTGAATATGCATATGTAGTACACCTGCACCCGACAAAAGTAAATGGATTGATGTGTGGCAACGAGGTTGAAAAGTACCTCGCTGAGTTGTTTGGCGACCAGGTGGTTTATATTCCGTACATCGATCCGGGTTATGTACTGTTCAAGGAAGTTGAAAAGCAATTGGCCAAATTCAAAGCGGAAAAAGGCAAAGCTGCACAGATCATCTTTTTGCAAAACCACGGAATTTTTGTGGCTGCCGATTCAATCGATGAAATTGAAACGATTTACAACGATGTGTTTGCCAAACTGAACGGTGCTTTAAAAGAGGAGCTGTCAGTAGAAACACTTCCAATTCGTGATGATATTGCCGAGTTTGTTCCTGCCATCCGAATGATGGTTTCCGAAGAGGAAATTAAAACACTGAAACTTCGGAACAATGCAGTGATTGCACAATTCGCAAAAGACGCAGAGGCATTTGAAAAAGTGGCTAAGCCATTTACACCCGATCTGATCGTTTATTGCAAATCGAAATATGTATTTGTTGAAAATACCGAAAACGTTGACGACCTGTTGGTAGAAGCCAAAGAAAAAATTGCAGCTTTTATCTCAGCAAACGGATTTGCTCCAAAAGTAATTTTGCTAAAAGGAATTGGTTTGTTGGCTGTTGGCGATCATGCTGCACAGTGCGACACCATTCTGGATGTTTATGAAGATGCAATGAAGATCAGCGCTTATTCAGAGTCGTTCGGTGGTCAGCATTTTATGACACCGGAGCAAATTGCATTTATCGATACCTGGGAAGTAGAGAATTACCGTCGTAAAATTGCTGCCGGAACATCGGTTGGCCGCGTTCAAAATAAAACCATAATTGTAACAGGCGCCGCCATGGGATTTGGCGAAGGTATTGCCCGCAATTTAACGGAAGAAGGTGCCAACATTGTTGTTGCCGACATTAACGAAGAAGTGGGTAATAAAACTGCTGCGGAACTGGCAGCCATGAAAGGCAACAACAGGGCGATTTTCGTAAAAACCAATGTGGCCGATATGGATAGCCTGGCTAATTTGATGAAGGAAACCGTTGCTACTTTTGGCGGTCTCGATGTATTTGTAAGCAATGCGGGCGTATTGCGTGCCGGTGGTTTGGATGAAATGACTCCGGAGAATTTTGAATTTGTTACAAAAATAAATTACAACGCTTATTTCTATTGTACAAAAGTAGCTTCGCAGATTCTGAAGTTGCAAAATGCGTACAAACCGGATTATTATTCTGATATCATTCAGATCAACTCAAAATCTGGTTTAAAAGGAAGCAAGAAGAACTTTGCATATGCCGGTGGTAAATTTGGTGGCATCGGGCTTACACAGTCGTTTGCACTGGAACTGGCACCAGAGAAAATTAAAGTCAATTCGGTTTGCCCGGGTAACTTTTACGAAGGTCCGCTGTGGAGCGATCCTGAAAACGGTTTGTTCATTCAGTATCTGAATGCCGGGAAAGTGCCGGGTGCAAAAACAATCGACGATGTGAAGAAGTTTTATTTAGACCAGGTGCCACTTGGAAAAGGATGTTCGCCAAAAGATGTGGTGAAAGGAATTTTATACCTGATCGACCAGGAGAATGAAACAGGACAGGCGCTGCCGATTTCGGGTGGTCAGTCGATGTTGCACTAG